The following is a genomic window from Candidatus Desulfarcum epimagneticum.
GAGCTGCTGGTTAATGCGCTGGTACACCGTGACTACATGGTAAACGCGCCGATACGGCTTCTCATTTTTGATAACCGAATCACAATTATCAGCCCCGGGCATTTACCCGACAATTTAACCGTCGAAAAAATCCGGCTGGGCAACTCCATCATCCGCAACCCTATTTTGGCTTCTTATGTGGCAAAAGGGATTTTACCATACAGAGGATTAGGCTCGGGTATCAAGCGAGCCCTTGAAGCTTGGTCGGAAATTGATTTCACCGACGATCGGGATGGATGTCTTTTCACGGCAACGGCGTATAGAAAAGCAGGGAATACGTCGGGGAAATATCCGGAAAGGATGGTGGGAGGGCCAAAAATGTCGGGAAAATGTCGGGGAAAATTTTGCGCCACTTGGAGAAAGATGAAAATCTGACCATACCGGAACTGGCCCGTTTAATTGGCGTGACCGAGAGATCCGTGGAAAGGAATATTCGAAAGTTGCGTGATCAGGGTTTTCTTCGACGAATGGGTCCGGCCAGAGGAGGTTTTTGGAAGGTGATCAAAACCGGATGACAAAAAAGCCATGAGTGAATACCAGTATTACGAATTTCTGGCCATCGAACGGCCGCTGGAACAGGATGAGATCGACGGGCTTCGGGCGCTTTCAACCCGGGCCGTGATCACACCCGTCAGTTTCGTCAACGAATACCATTGGGGCGGTTTCAAGAGCGACGCCCGAAAACTGCTGCTGCGGTGTTTCGACGCCCATGTTTATGTGGCCAACTGGATGACGGCCGTTTTCATGCTGCGCCTGCCCATTGAGGCTTTGAGCCGGGAAATCGCCGAAGCCTTCGCTGTGGAGGATACGCTGGATATCAAAGCCGATCAAAACTATTGGATCATTGAGTGGGGCCTGTGGGACTCTGAAAATTATGACCGCTTCGGCGTGGAGGACGGACGCGGCTGGATGGCGCGTCTGGCGCCGATTCGGGATGAGCTTTTGCGGGGGGATATTCGGAGTCTTTACATCGGATGGCTGGCGGCCGTGAACGGGGAAATGTTCGCGGATGATTTGATGGAGCCTTTTTCGGTGAGCGGGATGGAGAGTTTGACCGCGCCACAAAAGGCGCTTGCGAAGTTTATAGAGGCGGACCCGGACCTGTTGGCGGGCGCGGGCATGGGAAGCCCGGCCCTTCAGGAAACACAAACGTTCCAAAAGGAAATGGATGCGTGGCTGGACGCCTTTCCCCGTGACGAGGCAAAGGCGGTTCTGAGACAACTCCTGGAAGGCAAGGGGCGGCGGGCCGAACAGTCCGTCCGGAACCGTTTCGCCGCATGGCGTCGCGGCCTGGGCGATGACAGGACCGACGCGCCTCGGCGTTCGGTGGGAGAGCTTCGGAAAAACGCCGAAAAGGCGCGACATATCCGGGCGGAAAAGCAAAAATGCGACCGAAAACGTCGGGAGGTCAAGCGCCGCCGGGAGCGTGAGGCGTACCTGAAAAACCTGTCCATGGATTTTCCCAAGGCGTGGAATTCGATCCAAAAAACGGTCGAACGCGGATCGGGACCGGCCTATGATGAGGCCTGCAATGATCTTTCCGATCTGTCTGACGCCTACGCGCTTTGCGCGACCCGGGAACGCTTTAAAGAAAAGATGAACGATTTCATGGCCGCTCACCGAAGGCGCAGGGCGCTGATTCAGCGTCTGGCGAAAGCCGGCGTCTGGAATGAATGATGACGCAAAGACGCTGATTGGCGTTTTTGCCACCGGAAAAATAAAATCCCCACCAGCAGGCATACATTTTGGAGGTCATCATGGCCAGGATCGAGGGTTTCAGAGCGCGAAATTTTAAGGTTTTAAAAGATGTTTCCATGGGAAAGTTTTGGGACCGGCAGGAAAAGAAAAAATTAACGCCCTTAACGGTGGTGATTGGGAAAAACGGCTCCGGGAAAAGCGCGCTTTTTGACGCCTTTGCTTTTCTTGCCGATTGTTTGAAAGCAGGGGTTGAGGAGGCTTGCGATAAGCGCGGACGGGGAGGTTTCAACAGTATTCGCTCACAAGGCCGGGATGGTCCCATCCAATTCGAAGTGTATTACAGGGAACACGGCAACGCGCGTCCCATCACTTACGAGCTTGCAATCGCGCCGGACAGTCGCGGACGGCCCTATGTTCAAAAAGAACGTCTCCGGCAGAGAAGAAAAGGCCAACGTCACGGCAGGCCTTTTTCATTTCTTATTTTAAACGAGGGAAAAGGCGTTGTCTGGAAAGGAGAAACCGAAGGCCGTCTGATTGATGAGGACAAAGAGCGGCTGGATCTGCCGGGACTCATGGACGCCATTCAGAAAGGCGGCGACGGGAAGGAAAGCCGGGAAACCGAACTGGTTGAGCTTGAAGATGCGCGAAGGCTTGGCATCGCCACACTCGGCGTCCTTAAACAGCATCCCAGGATTTCAGCGTTTCGTCGGTTTATTGAAGGG
Proteins encoded in this region:
- a CDS encoding conserved hypothetical protein (Evidence 4 : Unknown function but conserved in other organisms), producing the protein MRHLEKDENLTIPELARLIGVTERSVERNIRKLRDQGFLRRMGPARGGFWKVIKTG
- a CDS encoding conserved hypothetical protein (Evidence 4 : Unknown function but conserved in other organisms), whose protein sequence is MSEYQYYEFLAIERPLEQDEIDGLRALSTRAVITPVSFVNEYHWGGFKSDARKLLLRCFDAHVYVANWMTAVFMLRLPIEALSREIAEAFAVEDTLDIKADQNYWIIEWGLWDSENYDRFGVEDGRGWMARLAPIRDELLRGDIRSLYIGWLAAVNGEMFADDLMEPFSVSGMESLTAPQKALAKFIEADPDLLAGAGMGSPALQETQTFQKEMDAWLDAFPRDEAKAVLRQLLEGKGRRAEQSVRNRFAAWRRGLGDDRTDAPRRSVGELRKNAEKARHIRAEKQKCDRKRREVKRRREREAYLKNLSMDFPKAWNSIQKTVERGSGPAYDEACNDLSDLSDAYALCATRERFKEKMNDFMAAHRRRRALIQRLAKAGVWNE
- a CDS encoding conserved hypothetical protein (Evidence 4 : Unknown function but conserved in other organisms); protein product: MARIEGFRARNFKVLKDVSMGKFWDRQEKKKLTPLTVVIGKNGSGKSALFDAFAFLADCLKAGVEEACDKRGRGGFNSIRSQGRDGPIQFEVYYREHGNARPITYELAIAPDSRGRPYVQKERLRQRRKGQRHGRPFSFLILNEGKGVVWKGETEGRLIDEDKERLDLPGLMDAIQKGGDGKESRETELVELEDARRLGIATLGVLKQHPRISAFRRFIEGWHLSYFSPNEARAIPLAGPQKHLNTRGDNLGNVVQFMEREHSRRFRSILERIAEKIPGVERIDTYKTPDGRLILRFNNRGFKEPFYARQMSDGTLKVFAYLLLLEDPSPPPFLCIEEPENGLYHKLLKSLADEFRSHATGRRDGSQVFITTHQPYFVDGMNPEEVWVLEKQPDGFSTIRRVGDEPIVTNMAAEGLPLGGLWHSDYLDPGQSNAF